One window from the genome of Spirosoma rhododendri encodes:
- a CDS encoding alpha/beta hydrolase, which produces MTEHHLTVARTARYYTLGKFSEHTRNVWFCLHGFGQLASYFGRKFTGLPDEQTVVVVPEGLSRLYLDNTYTRIGASWLTREDRDAEISDFVSYLNTLYDQLLTPHSSAPLHITLLGFSQGAATACRWIDNGHIRVDRLILWAGFFPNGLTDIINPARLAGLETHYVYGLQDELLQRLPDTDTYIDRLKADVPNLLVTTYDGGHRVEPAVLNTLLA; this is translated from the coding sequence ATGACCGAACACCACCTGACCGTAGCCCGCACGGCCCGCTATTACACGCTCGGCAAGTTCTCTGAACACACCCGGAACGTCTGGTTCTGCCTGCACGGCTTCGGGCAGCTGGCGTCGTATTTTGGCCGCAAGTTTACGGGCCTGCCCGACGAGCAGACCGTGGTGGTGGTGCCGGAAGGTCTATCCCGACTCTACCTCGACAATACCTACACTCGCATCGGGGCGTCGTGGCTGACGCGCGAAGACCGCGACGCCGAAATCAGCGATTTTGTCAGCTACCTCAACACGCTTTACGACCAACTCCTTACCCCCCACTCATCGGCCCCGTTGCACATTACGCTCTTGGGTTTTTCGCAGGGAGCCGCAACGGCCTGCCGATGGATCGACAATGGCCACATCCGCGTCGACCGGCTCATTCTCTGGGCAGGCTTCTTTCCCAACGGCCTTACCGACATCATCAACCCCGCCCGACTCGCGGGCCTGGAAACGCACTACGTCTACGGCTTGCAGGACGAACTTCTCCAGCGACTACCTGACACTGACACGTACATTGATCGCCTGAAAGCCGACGTACCAAACCTGCTCGTAACGACCTACGACGGTGGCCACCGCGTCGAACCAGCCGTTCTTAACACCCTACTTGCCTAA
- a CDS encoding putative Ig domain-containing protein: MTTASANVNSVTSATLGGNVTADGGATVTERGIVYVAGSGTPTTSNTKVVIGNGPGSFSQQVTNLTLGTTYTARAYAINSIGTSYGNNVTFTTNTTVTSIIPNGTSPANAGSVQFTVTFASSVAGITTSNFATSPSSGITGSGIASVSGSGTTYTVTVNTGSGNGTLGLTLANDTGITPSISNEPFTGTSVYTIDKTAPAAPVVTIPSNGSFVSTTTPTYVGVAEASSTVTVIIDGSSIGTTTANGSGNWSLTPPTALAQGSHTVRSTAADAVGNVSSSSNTNNFTVDSVRPGVSISSSAGGNNSITRTSPIPFTVTFSENVTGFVQGGLSVTGGTVSGFSGSGTTYTFNVMPTSSGTTVVVNVASNTAQDPAGNGNTAAPQFSITAAPTIVVSPATLPDGTVGVAYAQALTASGGTAPYPYAITAGALPAGLTLSSAGIISGTPTAGGSFTFQVTATDASEAPGPYTGVRSYMVTIAAPTITLSPTTLPAGTQGTAYSQAIAASGGTSPYTYAITAGALPAGLTLASNGTLSGTPTAGGSFVFTVTATDASAAPGPYSGAWNYTLTINAPTITLSPTTLPAGTVGAAYSQAITASGGTSPYTYAITAGALPAGLTLASNGTLSGTPSGGTSTFTVTARDASTGSGPYTGARGYTVTIAAPTITLSPASLPDGTQGTAYSQTFTALGGTTPYAYAITSGALPSGMSFSSGGTLSGTPTSSGTFNFRVTATDASAAPGPYSGFRDYSLTIAPQPQTSTPIVTSPTNGALINITTPTYTGAAPAGSTVTVYVDDTSIGTTTTTGGGNWNLTQPTALAQGSHRVRATAQLSGQAVSGNSNTNTFTVVIPVTVATVTPTAVTSSGATLGGNVTDAGAGTVSERGVVYVAGNGTPTTSDTKVIIGAGVGSFAQAVTNLTASTTYSVRAYAINEAGTSYGTTQTFSTGTSLSIGSVTPSAVCAGATISVAYTSSSLGTPLQLYLSGPSNTSVLLTTLASSQASGTITAAIPANQVAGQYSVYLSGGGTTSSSVNVTVNAIPPAPTVSGSVVYCQNGPASPLSATPVSGAGLNWYGTNAIGGVPSGTAPVPIVSIPGTINYYVSQTANNCESPRAVISVTVTPLPQAPSTTPVTVCQNTTPVSLATGVTASPGASLNWYMTATGGVASGVAPVPQTNAVGQITYYVSQVINGCEGPRAAIIFTVNPLPVAALNNDGPLSCAKLTVTLMAASVPGSSYRFSNGASQVSSSNIATVSMSGPYSVTVTDGNGCSSSAQTTVGSDQDNPQASLTNDGPLTCAKTTVTLTAGGNGSYRFSNGATQIGTSNLATVNTGGVYSVTVTATNGCSATAQTTVEVNTTVAAPTLTASALSTENTPISVTASGCSGTINWTATGGTGTANGSVYTFTQVGNYALTATCTVGTCVSPSAPSLTLQIRPGGFAISSVELVRCQLLDAGRGQYEISLTPQYSGLNGSPVSFGVTNELAATTAPGPYTLRLYTDNATITLAATQANAQATYRYNWLAACNSTQPAPNRPPVVQPIPNQVLVVGQPYQLDLTTYFSDPDGQTLTFTATGLPTGLQLSGSRISGSPTQAGTSTVQVTALDPAGAQVVGSVVLQVNPAPVTPTPGMFSIAGVTGVRCETLSVGERRLSFSPVYTGLTGAPVSFGITNELAMTTAPGPYSLKLYTDNPVISLQATQGGTQASYRFEWLAACPTNPTTPPTGNRPPTVGTGLANQTAQVGQGFTLFIPAGTFVDPDNDQLQLSVSGLPTGLNFSAAQNAITGTPVQAGTSTIQVTATDPGGLSVSTSFVLTVQPAATTPTPTPGTFSIAGVTGVRCETLSVGERRLSFSPVYTGLTGAPVSFGVTNELSMTTAPGPYSLKLYTDNPTITLQATQGGTQASYRFEWLAACATSPNGRQAVAEAGSQLAVVVLGNPVVGESVEVAIRGVDGQSVELSLTDLAGNRLHLQRLPQVSADERVIIPVPTRQAMTILKVSTANQHQTVKLIRQ, translated from the coding sequence GTGACAACTGCTTCTGCTAACGTCAACAGTGTAACTAGTGCTACACTGGGTGGCAACGTTACAGCAGATGGTGGAGCGACTGTAACGGAACGGGGTATCGTTTATGTAGCAGGTAGCGGAACGCCAACAACGAGTAATACCAAGGTAGTTATTGGTAACGGGCCAGGTTCTTTCTCCCAGCAGGTGACAAATTTGACATTGGGTACGACCTACACGGCGAGAGCTTATGCCATCAATTCGATCGGAACCAGTTACGGTAACAATGTGACTTTCACGACCAACACGACGGTCACATCCATCATTCCCAATGGCACTAGTCCCGCCAATGCAGGTAGCGTGCAGTTTACCGTTACGTTTGCTAGTAGCGTCGCGGGAATTACGACGAGTAATTTCGCTACGTCACCAAGTAGCGGCATTACTGGCAGCGGCATCGCGAGCGTCAGTGGCTCGGGTACGACGTACACCGTAACGGTGAATACGGGCAGTGGTAATGGTACACTCGGCCTGACGCTGGCCAACGATACCGGCATCACGCCCAGCATTTCCAACGAGCCCTTCACCGGTACTTCGGTCTATACGATCGATAAGACGGCTCCGGCCGCGCCAGTAGTCACCATCCCGTCCAACGGCAGCTTCGTATCTACGACAACGCCTACCTACGTCGGTGTAGCCGAAGCCAGCTCGACGGTGACCGTGATAATTGACGGTTCCAGCATTGGTACCACTACGGCCAACGGGTCGGGTAACTGGTCTTTAACCCCGCCTACGGCTCTAGCTCAGGGTAGTCATACGGTGCGCTCCACGGCTGCTGACGCGGTAGGTAACGTCAGTTCCAGCAGCAATACAAACAACTTTACGGTGGACTCGGTGCGGCCCGGCGTGAGTATCAGCTCGTCGGCGGGTGGTAACAACAGCATCACCCGCACTTCACCTATTCCGTTCACGGTTACGTTCTCGGAGAACGTGACGGGCTTCGTGCAAGGCGGCCTGTCAGTAACGGGTGGCACCGTTTCGGGCTTCTCGGGCTCGGGCACTACCTACACCTTCAATGTGATGCCCACCAGCAGCGGCACCACCGTGGTAGTAAACGTGGCGTCTAACACGGCCCAGGACCCGGCCGGCAACGGCAACACGGCGGCTCCGCAGTTCAGCATCACTGCGGCCCCCACCATTGTCGTCTCGCCGGCTACGCTGCCGGACGGCACAGTGGGCGTGGCTTACGCCCAGGCCCTGACGGCCTCGGGCGGTACGGCACCTTACCCGTATGCCATCACGGCCGGCGCGCTACCGGCGGGTCTGACACTCTCGTCGGCCGGCATAATTTCGGGCACGCCCACGGCTGGCGGTTCGTTCACATTCCAGGTAACGGCCACCGACGCATCGGAAGCACCGGGCCCCTACACTGGCGTGCGGAGCTACATGGTCACTATTGCGGCTCCTACTATCACGTTGTCGCCGACTACGCTGCCGGCCGGTACGCAAGGCACGGCTTATAGCCAGGCCATTGCAGCTTCGGGCGGCACTAGCCCTTACACGTATGCCATCACGGCGGGCGCGCTGCCGGCGGGGCTGACGCTGGCCAGCAACGGTACGCTTTCGGGCACGCCCACGGCTGGTGGTTCGTTCGTCTTCACCGTGACGGCTACCGACGCATCGGCAGCTCCGGGGCCCTACAGCGGTGCGTGGAACTACACGCTTACCATCAACGCACCTACAATCACGCTGTCGCCGACTACGCTGCCCGCTGGCACGGTGGGCGCGGCCTACAGTCAGGCTATCACGGCCTCGGGCGGCACTAGCCCTTATACGTATGCCATCACGGCGGGCGCGCTGCCAGCGGGCCTGACGCTGGCCAGTAACGGTACGCTTTCGGGCACGCCCTCGGGGGGTACGTCTACCTTCACCGTGACGGCCAGAGACGCGTCGACGGGCTCGGGTCCGTACACCGGTGCGCGGGGCTACACGGTCACTATTGCGGCACCCACCATCACGCTGTCTCCAGCTTCGCTGCCCGATGGTACGCAGGGTACAGCCTACAGTCAGACGTTTACGGCCCTGGGCGGTACGACCCCCTACGCTTACGCCATAACCAGCGGGGCATTGCCGTCGGGTATGAGCTTTTCGTCGGGTGGTACGCTCTCCGGTACGCCCACGAGCAGTGGTACGTTCAACTTCCGGGTGACGGCCACCGACGCATCGGCAGCACCGGGCCCGTACAGCGGCTTCCGCGATTATTCCCTGACTATCGCGCCCCAGCCCCAAACATCGACACCCATCGTGACCTCGCCGACCAACGGGGCACTGATTAACATAACCACGCCCACTTACACCGGTGCGGCCCCAGCGGGCAGTACGGTGACCGTCTACGTCGATGACACCAGCATCGGTACCACCACGACGACGGGTGGGGGTAACTGGAACCTAACCCAGCCGACGGCGCTGGCTCAGGGTAGCCACCGGGTGCGGGCAACGGCTCAACTCAGTGGTCAGGCGGTGAGTGGTAACAGCAATACAAACACCTTCACCGTGGTTATTCCTGTAACCGTAGCGACGGTAACGCCTACGGCGGTCACCAGCAGCGGAGCCACACTGGGTGGGAACGTCACCGACGCCGGTGCGGGTACGGTTAGTGAACGGGGCGTTGTCTACGTCGCTGGCAATGGCACCCCCACGACGAGCGATACGAAAGTAATCATCGGTGCCGGAGTGGGAAGTTTCGCGCAGGCCGTAACGAACCTGACGGCGTCAACGACTTACTCCGTGCGGGCGTACGCCATCAACGAGGCAGGTACCAGCTACGGAACCACGCAGACGTTCTCGACCGGGACTTCGCTTTCGATTGGCTCGGTAACGCCGTCGGCGGTTTGTGCGGGGGCAACGATCAGTGTTGCGTATACCAGTTCATCGCTGGGTACACCACTACAGCTATACCTCAGCGGGCCATCCAATACCAGCGTGTTGTTGACTACACTGGCGTCCAGCCAGGCCAGCGGTACGATTACGGCGGCTATTCCGGCGAACCAAGTGGCGGGTCAGTATTCGGTGTACCTCAGCGGGGGCGGCACCACGTCGAGCAGCGTTAACGTTACGGTGAACGCGATACCGCCTGCACCAACTGTATCTGGTTCGGTTGTATATTGTCAGAATGGTCCCGCCAGCCCGCTTAGCGCGACGCCAGTTTCCGGGGCAGGTCTTAACTGGTATGGTACCAACGCCATAGGTGGAGTGCCATCCGGTACCGCTCCTGTTCCAATCGTTTCGATACCAGGTACGATAAATTACTACGTGAGTCAGACGGCCAACAATTGCGAAAGTCCCCGGGCTGTGATCAGCGTAACTGTCACTCCGTTGCCACAGGCACCATCGACGACGCCGGTCACCGTTTGCCAGAATACGACGCCCGTTTCGTTGGCTACTGGTGTTACGGCCTCGCCGGGAGCATCCTTAAACTGGTACATGACGGCAACGGGTGGAGTGGCGTCGGGGGTTGCACCTGTCCCGCAGACCAATGCGGTTGGGCAGATCACCTACTACGTTAGTCAGGTTATCAATGGCTGTGAAGGTCCCCGGGCTGCAATAATTTTCACCGTCAACCCGCTACCTGTTGCGGCTCTGAACAATGACGGACCGCTGAGTTGCGCGAAGCTAACCGTTACGCTGATGGCGGCCAGCGTCCCGGGCAGCAGCTATCGGTTCAGCAATGGTGCCAGTCAGGTTAGCAGCAGCAACATCGCTACAGTCAGTATGAGTGGCCCTTACAGCGTGACCGTCACTGACGGCAATGGCTGCTCATCTTCGGCGCAAACGACAGTCGGCAGCGATCAGGATAATCCGCAGGCCAGCCTGACCAACGACGGCCCGCTGACCTGCGCTAAAACGACGGTTACCCTAACGGCTGGTGGAAACGGTAGCTACCGGTTTAGCAACGGTGCTACCCAGATCGGCACCAGCAACCTGGCAACAGTCAACACCGGGGGCGTCTACAGCGTGACGGTAACGGCAACGAATGGCTGCTCGGCTACTGCCCAGACCACCGTTGAAGTAAATACCACCGTCGCGGCTCCCACCCTGACCGCGTCCGCGCTCAGCACCGAAAATACGCCCATCAGCGTAACGGCCAGCGGGTGTAGCGGCACGATCAACTGGACGGCTACGGGCGGTACCGGTACGGCCAACGGATCGGTCTATACCTTCACGCAGGTCGGTAACTATGCACTGACGGCTACCTGCACCGTGGGTACCTGTGTCAGTCCGAGTGCGCCATCGCTGACCCTACAGATTCGGCCCGGCGGATTTGCTATCAGTAGTGTTGAGTTGGTTCGTTGTCAGTTGCTCGATGCGGGTCGGGGTCAATACGAAATCAGTCTGACGCCCCAGTATAGCGGTCTGAACGGTTCGCCGGTAAGCTTCGGTGTTACCAACGAACTGGCCGCTACCACCGCACCGGGGCCGTATACGCTACGGCTCTACACCGACAACGCGACGATTACGCTGGCGGCTACGCAGGCTAACGCCCAGGCCACGTACCGCTATAACTGGCTGGCCGCCTGTAACAGTACGCAACCAGCGCCTAACCGTCCCCCCGTGGTACAGCCTATTCCCAATCAGGTGTTGGTCGTAGGGCAACCATACCAGCTCGACCTGACGACTTATTTCTCCGATCCAGACGGGCAGACGCTGACCTTTACGGCCACGGGACTCCCCACCGGCCTGCAACTGAGCGGTAGTCGCATCAGCGGTAGCCCCACGCAGGCTGGTACGTCGACGGTGCAGGTAACGGCCCTTGACCCGGCCGGGGCGCAGGTCGTGGGCAGCGTAGTCCTCCAGGTTAACCCGGCCCCAGTGACCCCAACACCGGGCATGTTCTCGATTGCGGGGGTAACGGGTGTGCGCTGCGAAACGCTGAGCGTGGGTGAGCGACGCCTGAGCTTCTCGCCGGTCTATACCGGCCTGACGGGTGCTCCGGTGAGCTTCGGCATCACCAACGAACTGGCCATGACCACCGCACCAGGTCCGTACTCGCTCAAGCTATACACCGATAATCCGGTCATTAGCTTGCAGGCTACACAGGGCGGCACACAGGCCAGCTATCGTTTCGAGTGGTTAGCGGCTTGCCCGACCAACCCGACCACGCCACCAACGGGTAATCGCCCGCCGACGGTGGGAACCGGGCTGGCTAACCAGACGGCGCAGGTTGGTCAGGGCTTTACGCTCTTCATTCCGGCCGGTACGTTCGTTGACCCAGACAACGACCAACTCCAGCTTAGCGTAAGCGGTCTGCCAACTGGTCTTAACTTCTCGGCGGCTCAGAACGCCATTACGGGCACACCCGTCCAGGCGGGCACGTCGACCATTCAGGTGACGGCGACTGATCCGGGTGGTTTGTCGGTCAGCACCAGCTTCGTACTGACGGTTCAGCCCGCTGCGACCACGCCAACGCCGACACCGGGTACGTTCTCGATTGCGGGGGTAACGGGTGTGCGCTGCGAAACGCTGAGCGTGGGTGAGCGACGCCTGAGCTTCTCGCCAGTCTACACCGGTCTGACGGGGGCACCCGTAAGCTTTGGTGTCACCAACGAACTGTCCATGACTACGGCTCCGGGTCCGTACTCGCTCAAGCTATACACCGATAATCCGACCATTACCTTGCAGGCTACGCAGGGCGGCACCCAAGCCAGCTACCGCTTCGAGTGGCTGGCGGCTTGTGCGACGAGTCCAAATGGTCGTCAGGCGGTGGCCGAAGCCGGTAGTCAGTTAGCTGTTGTTGTGCTGGGCAACCCGGTGGTCGGGGAGTCGGTCGAGGTGGCGATTCGTGGTGTGGACGGGCAGTCGGTGGAGCTAAGTCTGACAGATCTGGCTGGTAATCGGCTGCATCTGCAACGGCTTCCGCAGGTATCGGCTGATGAGCGGGTTATTATTCCCGTTCCGACTCGTCAGGCCATGACCATCCTCAAGGTGAGCACGGCGAATCAGCACCAGACAGTCAAGCTGATTCGGCAATAA
- a CDS encoding Hsp20/alpha crystallin family protein — protein MSTLVRYNRIPTFFNPFNAAADFGRPIVSRYQNTMPSVPAVNVKETEAAFEVALAAPGLKKEDLKVSVLKDQLTIAYKSENKTDETTEKFTRQEFSTSQFERSFRLPKNVDAEQIKASYTDGILTIELPKVAVKEAEVKEIVIG, from the coding sequence ATGTCAACCCTCGTTCGATACAACCGCATCCCAACGTTCTTCAATCCATTCAACGCTGCCGCTGATTTTGGCCGTCCGATAGTTAGCCGCTATCAGAACACCATGCCCAGCGTACCGGCTGTGAACGTGAAAGAAACCGAAGCCGCTTTTGAAGTAGCTCTTGCTGCACCCGGTCTGAAAAAAGAAGATCTCAAAGTAAGCGTGCTGAAAGATCAACTGACTATCGCTTACAAATCGGAAAACAAAACCGACGAAACGACGGAGAAATTCACCCGTCAGGAGTTCAGCACGAGTCAGTTTGAGCGTAGCTTCCGTCTGCCTAAAAACGTCGATGCTGAGCAGATCAAAGCCAGCTACACGGATGGTATCCTGACCATTGAATTGCCCAAGGTGGCTGTTAAAGAAGCTGAAGTAAAAGAAATCGTGATTGGCTAA
- the rpsU gene encoding 30S ribosomal protein S21: protein MLIINVKDNESIDKALKRFKKKFEKTGVLRQLRSRTAFQKPSVKRRTEIIKATYKERMYGNHTEQ, encoded by the coding sequence ATGCTCATTATTAACGTCAAAGACAACGAGTCGATCGACAAAGCCCTGAAGCGTTTCAAGAAGAAATTCGAGAAGACGGGCGTGTTGCGGCAGCTGCGGTCGCGGACGGCTTTCCAGAAACCATCGGTAAAGCGTCGCACCGAAATCATCAAAGCCACCTACAAAGAGCGGATGTACGGTAATCACACCGAGCAGTAG
- a CDS encoding tetratricopeptide repeat protein: MNQLFRATTALVISCFVSSATTYAQQTAADYFDTGITKSKSGDFTGALQAFSMAITMNPENGPSYYNRGLAKANLRDHRGAILDYDRAVEINSKDELAYLSRGISKSRQDDHRSALLDFSRAIELNPTDAVAYYSRGVSRTRLGQDRLSLVDFSKAIEIEPANAQYRYVRGINRQRLNDFTGSLTDFDKVVEATPKRAQAFAGRGYTRIELQDYTGALADLNKAIELNPQDGESFYYRGFAKSKLEDYKGAIPDYDQAIALHPINYNAYYGRGFCRSKLGDQKGASLDFTQAIDINNEIADPKTQVYPGRMTRAILDQLRNAVADNLRINTLSADRSEAFLGRGISKNRQGDSRGAQIDLNRSIELNPTYTDAYFTRALIRSAQGDQRAALTDCNNTIRLNSRYAEAYYVRGLINYTLGDDNAGCLDLSKAGELGYTPAYKIISQYCN, translated from the coding sequence ATGAATCAGCTTTTCCGGGCCACTACTGCCCTGGTCATCTCCTGCTTTGTTTCGTCGGCCACCACGTACGCCCAGCAAACAGCCGCTGACTACTTCGATACCGGCATTACGAAGAGTAAATCAGGTGATTTTACCGGTGCTTTGCAGGCGTTCAGCATGGCAATTACGATGAATCCGGAGAACGGACCCAGTTACTATAACCGGGGGCTGGCAAAGGCAAACCTGCGCGATCATCGCGGGGCTATTCTGGACTACGATCGGGCGGTTGAGATTAACTCGAAGGATGAACTGGCTTATCTCAGCCGGGGAATCAGCAAAAGCCGGCAGGACGATCACCGGAGTGCGCTGCTTGATTTCAGCCGGGCCATCGAACTCAACCCGACCGACGCCGTAGCCTACTACAGCCGGGGCGTTAGCCGGACGCGGTTGGGGCAGGATCGGCTTTCGCTGGTCGATTTTTCCAAAGCCATCGAAATCGAGCCAGCCAACGCGCAGTACCGCTACGTTCGGGGTATTAACCGGCAGCGGCTCAACGACTTCACGGGTAGCCTGACGGATTTCGACAAAGTGGTCGAAGCCACCCCCAAGCGGGCCCAGGCATTCGCCGGTCGCGGCTACACCCGGATTGAGTTACAGGATTATACGGGCGCTCTGGCTGACCTCAACAAAGCCATTGAGCTGAACCCGCAGGACGGCGAATCGTTCTACTACCGCGGTTTTGCCAAGAGCAAACTGGAAGATTACAAAGGTGCCATTCCTGACTACGATCAGGCGATTGCTCTGCATCCCATCAACTATAACGCTTACTACGGTCGGGGATTCTGCCGCAGCAAACTGGGGGATCAGAAGGGTGCCAGCCTGGATTTTACGCAGGCTATCGATATCAATAACGAAATCGCTGACCCCAAGACACAGGTTTATCCGGGGCGCATGACGCGGGCAATCCTCGATCAGTTGCGGAATGCCGTGGCCGACAACCTCAGGATCAACACCCTGTCGGCGGACCGGTCGGAAGCCTTTCTGGGCCGGGGAATCAGCAAAAATCGGCAGGGCGACAGCCGGGGCGCGCAGATCGACCTGAACCGGTCTATCGAACTCAACCCGACCTACACCGACGCTTATTTTACGCGGGCACTGATCCGGTCGGCACAGGGCGATCAGCGGGCCGCTCTGACAGACTGTAACAACACCATCCGGCTGAATTCGCGGTACGCCGAAGCGTACTACGTAAGAGGGCTTATCAACTACACGCTGGGCGACGACAATGCCGGGTGCCTCGACCTCTCGAAAGCGGGCGAGCTAGGCTACACCCCTGCCTACAAAATCATCAGCCAGTACTGCAACTAG
- a CDS encoding AMP nucleosidase has product MKTKEEIVTNWLPRYTGTPPEQFGEYILLTNFINYVELFAEKFSVEVQGRGRAMQTATANNITIINFGMGSPMAATVMDLLSAISPKAVLFLGKCGGLKKTQLGDLILPIAAIRGDGTSNDYMRPEIPALPSFRLQRAVSSTIKRYELDYWTGTVYTTNRRIWEHDEVFKDYLREIRAMAIDMETATIFTVGFANSIPHGALLLVSDNPLVPEGVKTEESDKRVTGQFVNKHLEIGIDALIELESSGDSVKHLRFE; this is encoded by the coding sequence ATGAAAACAAAAGAAGAAATCGTAACCAATTGGCTACCGCGCTATACCGGAACGCCACCAGAGCAGTTTGGCGAATACATTCTGCTTACTAATTTCATCAACTACGTCGAATTGTTCGCTGAGAAGTTCAGCGTTGAGGTGCAGGGTCGGGGCCGGGCCATGCAAACGGCGACGGCTAATAATATCACGATTATCAACTTCGGGATGGGCAGCCCGATGGCCGCTACCGTCATGGATCTGCTGTCGGCCATTAGCCCGAAGGCCGTGCTGTTTCTGGGCAAGTGCGGGGGGCTAAAGAAAACGCAGCTCGGCGACCTGATTCTGCCCATTGCTGCCATCCGGGGCGACGGTACCAGTAATGACTATATGCGCCCGGAGATACCGGCGCTGCCTTCATTTCGGTTGCAGCGGGCCGTTTCGTCAACCATCAAACGCTACGAACTCGACTACTGGACGGGCACGGTGTACACGACGAACCGGCGCATCTGGGAACACGATGAGGTGTTCAAGGATTACCTGCGCGAAATTCGGGCGATGGCGATAGACATGGAAACGGCGACAATTTTCACCGTCGGCTTTGCCAACTCAATCCCCCACGGGGCGTTGTTGCTGGTGTCGGATAATCCGCTGGTGCCGGAGGGGGTGAAGACCGAAGAAAGCGACAAGCGCGTAACGGGTCAGTTTGTCAACAAACACCTCGAAATCGGTATCGACGCTCTGATCGAACTCGAATCATCGGGCGACTCGGTGAAGCACCTGCGCTTCGAGTAG
- a CDS encoding Ppx/GppA phosphatase family protein: MKQAIIDLGTNTFHLLIADRQNEGTETLFRESRPARIGQAGINQSLITEEGIGRALDVLTYFRQKLDEFGVGDDHVLATGTSAIRVASNQAEFIERVFAQTRIPIRVLSGEQEAEYIYQGVRAAGALDEQTALVIDIGGGSVEFILGNQSRIFWKQSFEIGGQRLRERFMSSDPISPGSIRRLTDYFQEQLLPLANAVHQYQPTVLVGSSGSFDTLIDMYAMHEKGHLPDPDQTTFLLPVAEFYRAYSQLITRNHTERMQLPGMIELRVDMIVVAVCLIDYVLKQYGISQIRTSTYSLKEGILSSLV, from the coding sequence ATGAAGCAAGCCATTATCGACTTAGGAACCAATACGTTTCATTTATTGATCGCGGATCGGCAGAATGAAGGTACAGAAACACTATTCCGCGAAAGTCGACCCGCCCGTATTGGTCAGGCTGGCATCAATCAGAGCCTTATTACGGAAGAAGGTATCGGCCGCGCCCTCGACGTGCTGACGTATTTCCGCCAGAAACTCGATGAGTTCGGCGTCGGCGACGATCATGTGCTGGCTACTGGTACGAGCGCGATTAGGGTGGCGAGCAATCAGGCCGAGTTCATCGAGCGTGTGTTTGCCCAGACGCGCATCCCGATTCGGGTACTGTCGGGCGAGCAGGAAGCCGAATACATCTATCAGGGAGTCAGGGCGGCCGGTGCGCTCGATGAGCAGACCGCGCTCGTAATCGACATTGGCGGGGGTAGTGTCGAGTTCATTCTCGGCAATCAGTCGCGTATTTTCTGGAAACAAAGCTTCGAGATCGGTGGGCAGCGCCTGCGCGAGCGGTTCATGAGCAGTGACCCGATTTCACCCGGCAGCATCCGGCGGCTGACCGATTATTTTCAGGAGCAGCTTTTGCCGCTGGCCAACGCCGTGCATCAGTACCAGCCAACGGTACTGGTCGGTTCGTCGGGTTCGTTCGATACGCTGATCGATATGTACGCCATGCACGAGAAAGGGCATCTGCCCGACCCGGATCAGACGACGTTCCTGCTGCCCGTCGCGGAATTTTACCGGGCCTACAGTCAGCTCATAACCCGCAACCACACTGAGCGGATGCAGCTACCGGGTATGATCGAACTACGCGTCGATATGATCGTCGTGGCCGTTTGCCTGATTGATTATGTGCTCAAACAATACGGAATCAGCCAGATTCGCACCTCGACTTATTCGCTGAAAGAAGGTATCTTGAGCAGCCTCGTCTAA